GAAGCGGAGGTGATCGAAGCCATGGAGGATTTACGCCGTGCTGAATGCGATCGCCTCACTCTAGGGCAATATATGCGTCCCTCCCTGGAACACCTGAGAGTGCAACGCTATTGGACTCCTGAGGAATTTGAGCGACTGGGTGCGATCGCCAAAGACATGGGTTTCACTCATGTCCGTTCGGGTCCCTTGGTTCGCAGTTCCTACCATGCGGGTGAATGACCAGAATGAGCTATTGATTATTACCCAGCGTGTAGATGGTAAACTGGGTAACAAATTTGGTCAACAAATCAATAAAAAATTAATCCCATTGTAAATTTATCGGCAAACTCTTGGTATGCTGAAAAGTATAATCAGTCTCAACAGTAGCAAGTTTTCAACACTATAAAACCAGGGAGAGCGCTCATGAGACGCCACACACTTGTTGTTTTAAGCATCACTACTGCGGTCTTTGGCTTAGTCCCCCTTGCCCAAGCTCAGTCAGACTCACCGTTTAGCGCTAATGACAATTCGGTTACGTTATCCGGTGAATCCCTGCGGACTGTACAACGTCGCAGTCTATCCAAGGATTACCGTTCTTTCTTCAATACCAACTCGCCCATTGCTCCAGATGCAGCAGGAGTGAATTCTACAGATTCAAGCTTTGCCATTAGCGATCGCCTACGAATTGTCGTTGGAGATACCCTCAACTCTGGTGATCCCCTTGACCTATTTCCGGCTGTGGGAGAAGAGGGAGATGTTCAGCGACTCAAGTTACAAGTGCCGCTTAGGGAATAATTAGTCATAACTATTCTCAAATGACATCCGCAAAGTCGCGCAAAATTATTTGATAACTATTGCCGATGTCATAGCCGTAAAAAATAGAAGACAATTAAGAAACAACTCCAACACAAACAACTAATCTGGGCTAGTACGGTGAGAAATGTTCCTGGTTTCTCAAGTCTACTAGCCTATTCTCTTGGGTAAGCTGTTCGGTATTTAAACCTTAATATCAATAACGGCGAAAGCCTTGTAGTGCGTTTAGCGAAGCCATGCCGCAGGCTTTAGCGAAGCCATGCCGCAGGCTTTGCATCTTGCTCGCTACTAATACCCAATTTAAATGCATGACAGCTTAGCCTGGAAATAAATGAATTAACTCTTTGAACCCGTTTCAACGGGTTTGGTGCTTTTAGCCCCAACTTTAGTTGAGGGCTGAAGTCAGCGACATTCCCCTTAAGTCCTTTGTCACTATGCAAATTCCTAAGCAACTTTGGCAAGCGTCTCCTATCTTATTATCCCTGCTGGGTGGTATCCTCATGGGATTAACTCCATCCCCTGTAGAAGCCTGGTCTTTGGCGTGGATTGCTTTAGTGCCTTTATGGTTCTTAGTCGTCACCCGTCAAAGTCTGCGCCAGACGGCTTTATATGGTTTCTGCTGGGGGATTGGTTATCAAGGGTTAGCCCTATTTTGGATTACAGGTGTTCATCCCATGGATTGGATGGGAGTACCCTGGTTAGCCAGTTTAGCGATCGCGCTTTTTTGCTGGGTGTTTATTACCCTCTGGGGGACGATTCTGGTGGTGCTGTGGGCGGTGGGTATGACGGCGTTCAATTCACTCTTAAATCGTCAAGGTGCAAAGTTTAGGACAGTTACTCGCGTCTTAGTTGGAATTGCCCTCTGGTGTGGTTTAGAAGCCTTCTGGACTTTAGGAGATCTCAATTGGACATCTCTGGCTTATACCCAAAGTCCCCATAATTTATTGATTTTACACCTGGGTCAGATTTCGGGTCCGTTTACAGTAACCGCCGCCGTTGTCGCGGTGAATGGGTTAATCGCGGAAGCGGGAATTAGTTATTTCTCTAATCAAAACAAACGAGTCACTGGATCTAATGCCAAGCAGAAATTTATCCTAGCTTTAGGACTACTCATCGGGTTCCATCTGATTGGTTTGGGACTCTACAGTCGTCCGCTGATTCAACCAACTCAAGCCGCCTTCAAGGTTGGTATTATTCAAGGGAATATTCCTAACACAATTAAACTTTACCAAGATGGTTTGAGTCGGGCAATTGAAAATTATACCAATGGTTACAAAGCGTTAGCGGATGAAGGAGTAGAAGCTGTCCTAACACCGGAAACGGCTTTGCCATTTATCTGGGATGAACAGGTTAACCAATTTCGCTCACCCGTTCCCTTTTATCAATACAAACTCGATCGCTTTAAAGAGGCTATTTTAGACAAAGGTGTACTGCTTTGGCTGGGGGCGTTTGGTGAAAAAGGAGATAGCCTGACGAATAGTTTATTTACGATTACAGGTACAGGGGAAACCATCAGCCGCTATAACAAAGTGATTCTCGTCCCGTTAGGCGAATATATTCCCTTTGAGGAACTATTGGGTAGTTTAATTGATCGCCTTTCCCCCTTAGATGCCCACTTAGCCGCAGGTCAACCCAACCAACAGTTTGACACACCGTTTGGTCGTGCGATCGCGGGGATTTGTTATGAGTCAGCGTTTGCCTATCATTTCCGCCATCAAGCCGCTAGGGGCGGTGAGTTTATTCTCAGTGCTTCCAATAATGCTCATTATAGTGAAACCATGCCCGCCCAACACCACGCCCAAGATGTGATGCGTGCTATTGAGACAGATCGGTGGGCAGTACGGGCAACGAATACAGGCTATTCTGGCATTGTCGATCCTCACGGGAGAACCTTATGGCTTTCTGGGATTAATACTTACCAGATTCATGCGGCTACAGTTTATCGGCGACAAACCCAGACGCTGTATGTACGCTGGGGTAATTGGTTAACGCCAACATTAATAGGATTAGCAATTTTAGCGTTTATCGTGAGTCGCTAATCTTGTTTGTAGTAGGCGCTTGATTCGCCCCTGGCAAGAGGACTAAAGTCCTCACTACAAACTGGATGTTGCCCCTAAATCCTTACTCACTTAGGATAGCTGATCTGATCTAGTGACACAAGAGAAAGAATTGCTATAGTAGATTCATCGACCAAAATGTAGAGATTTATAAGTCTCAATTCCTTAGTCTTGGCGTTGTGCAGCTACCTGACAATGACGACATTCTTTGATGCTTTCATTTCTTACGGACGAGCGGATAGTAAAGCCTTTGCCCAAAAACTGCAAGCTCGTTTGGATGAACAAGGGTTTAAAGTCTGGTTTGACTTCAATGATATTCCCTTAGCCGTCGATTTCCAGAATCAAATTGATGATGGGATTGAGAAAGCGAGCCACTTTCTGTTCATTATCGCGCCTCATTCGGTCAATTCGCCCTATTGTCTCAAAGAAATCGAATTAGCGATTAAACTGAATAAACGCATCATTCCCTTGTTACATCTGATGCAAATTAGCCCGGAAACCTGGCAGCAACGAAATCCCAATGGTACGCCGGAAGAGTGGGAAGCTTACAAAGCTAAGGGGTTACACGAGAGCTATCAGAATATGCACCCAACGATTCAAAAGCTGAACTGGGTGTATTTCCAAGAGGGGATAGACGATTTTGAAAAATCTTTCGCTGACTTAGTTAAGTTACTCCGCTCTCATCACGATTATGTGGAGAAGCATACTCGGTTTTTACTCAAAGCATTGGAGTGGGAGCGGAATAAAAAACAAACTAATTATCTGTTAACGGGGGAAGAAAAAAAGCAGGCAGAAGCTTGGCTCAAGATCCGGTTTAAAGATGAACAGCCGCCTTGTACGCCGACGAATTTGCATTGTGAATACATCACTGAAAGCATCAAAAATGCTAATAACTTGATGACTCAGGTGTTCCTGTCGTATGCCGATGAAGATAGGACAACGATGGAGAGGATTCGCAACAGTTTGAGGCAGGAAAGTATTACCGTTTGGACGAATACAAGCGATATTCAAACTGGGGAAGCTTTTGAGGAGGCGATTAAGCGGGGAATTGAACAAGCGGATAACTTAGTTTTGTTGCTCTCACCTGAGTCAGTAAATTCGACCTATTGTCAGCAAGAATTAGACTTAGCCTTGTCACTACACAAGCGAATTATTCCGGTGTTGGTGCGCG
This genomic window from Coleofasciculus chthonoplastes PCC 7420 contains:
- the lnt gene encoding apolipoprotein N-acyltransferase, which gives rise to MQIPKQLWQASPILLSLLGGILMGLTPSPVEAWSLAWIALVPLWFLVVTRQSLRQTALYGFCWGIGYQGLALFWITGVHPMDWMGVPWLASLAIALFCWVFITLWGTILVVLWAVGMTAFNSLLNRQGAKFRTVTRVLVGIALWCGLEAFWTLGDLNWTSLAYTQSPHNLLILHLGQISGPFTVTAAVVAVNGLIAEAGISYFSNQNKRVTGSNAKQKFILALGLLIGFHLIGLGLYSRPLIQPTQAAFKVGIIQGNIPNTIKLYQDGLSRAIENYTNGYKALADEGVEAVLTPETALPFIWDEQVNQFRSPVPFYQYKLDRFKEAILDKGVLLWLGAFGEKGDSLTNSLFTITGTGETISRYNKVILVPLGEYIPFEELLGSLIDRLSPLDAHLAAGQPNQQFDTPFGRAIAGICYESAFAYHFRHQAARGGEFILSASNNAHYSETMPAQHHAQDVMRAIETDRWAVRATNTGYSGIVDPHGRTLWLSGINTYQIHAATVYRRQTQTLYVRWGNWLTPTLIGLAILAFIVSR